The proteins below are encoded in one region of Sphaerodactylus townsendi isolate TG3544 linkage group LG06, MPM_Stown_v2.3, whole genome shotgun sequence:
- the LYPLA2 gene encoding acyl-protein thioesterase 2, which produces MCGNNMSVPLLADAVTISGAERETAAVIFLHGLGDTGHSWAEALSAIRLPYVKYICPHAPRIPVTLNMKMVMPSWFDLMGLSPDAPEDETGIKKAAENIKAVIEHEVKNGIPAHRIILGGFSQGGALSLYTALTCPHQLAGIVALSCWLPLHKAFPQAANNSMNKDIPILQCHGELDPMIPVRFGALTAEKLKCVVTPSRIQFRTYPGLMHSSCPQEMMAVKEFIEKLLPRI; this is translated from the exons ATGTGCGGTAACAACATGTCTGTCCCCCTCCTTGCCGATGCCGTGACCATTTCAGGGGCAGAGCGGGAGACTGCAGCG GTCATTTTTTTACATGGGCTTGGAGACACAGG GCACAGCTGGGCTGAGGCCCTGTCTGCCATTCGGCTCCCTTATGTGAAATACATCTGCCCTCATGC GCCCAGGATCCCCGTCACACTCAATATGAAGATGGTCATGCCATCCTG GTTTGATTTGATGGGGCTAAGTCCAGACGCACCTGAGGACGAAACTGGAATTAAAAAAGCTGCTGAGAACA ttaaagcagtcatcgagCATGAAGTGAAGAATGGAATCCCAGCCCACCGCATCATTCTAGGAGGCTTTTCACAG GGTGGCGCGCTCTCCCTCTACACGGCTCTCACTTGCCCGCACCAACTGGCTGGCATTGTGGCCCTCAGCTGCTGGCTCCCCCTGCATAAGGCCTTCCCTCAG GCAGCAAACAACAGCATGAACAAAGACATACCCATTCTCCAGTGTCATGGGGAGCTGGACCCCATGATCCCCGTGCGCTTTGGGGCCCTCACTGCTGAGAAACTGAAGTGTGTTGTGACCCCAAGCAGGATCCAGTTCAGAACTTATCCAGGACTGATGCacagctcctgccctcag GAGATGATGGCTGTGAAAGAATTCATCGAGAAGTTGCTGCCCAGGATCTAA
- the GALE gene encoding UDP-glucose 4-epimerase isoform X2, producing MLEKILVTGGAGYIGSHCVLELVEAGYTPVVIDNFHNAIQGDNALPESIKRVQEIVGKEILFQKLDVLDEAGMQELFKKHRFSAVMHFAGLKAVGESVQKPLEYYKVNLTGTIHLLETMKAHGVKNLVFSSSATVYGDPAYLPLDENHPVGGCTNPYGKSKYFIEEMICDLCKAEQDWNAVLLRYFNPIGAHKSGRIGEDPQGIPNNLMPYVAQVAVGRREFLSVFGNDYNTADGTGIRDYIHVVDLAKGHIAALKKLEENCGCKIYNLGTGVGYSVLQMVKAMEKASGKELKYKIVARREGDVASCYANPALAERELGWKAVLGLDKMCEDLWRWQSQNPTGFSKN from the exons ATGTTGGAGAAGATCCTCGTGACAGGTGGAGCTGGCTACATAGGAAGTCATTGCGTGCTGGAGCTGGTTGAAGCGGGCTACACTCCTGTGGTCATTGATAATTTTCACAATGCCATCCAAG GGGACAACGCCTTGCCTGAGAGCATTAAACGGGTACAGGAAATTGTGGGGAAGGAGATCCTTTTCCAGAAGCTGGATGTTCTCGATGAAGCTGGCATGCAGGAGCTCTTCAAGAAG cATCGTTTCTCTGCGGTGATGCATTTCGCAGGCCTCAAAGCAGTCGGAGAGTCAGTCCAGAAGCCGCTGGAGTACTACAAGGTGAACCTCACTGGGACCATCCACTTACTGGAG ACCATGAAAGCACACGGGGTCAAGAATTTGGTGTTCAGCAGCTCAGCCACAGTCTACGGGGACCCTGCCTACCTCCCCCTTGATGAAAACCATCCCGTCGGTGGCTGCACCAATCCCTATGGCAAGTCCAAGTATTTCATCGAAGAGATGATCTGTGATTTGTGCAAGGCAGAACAG GACTGGAACGCTGTTCTTCTGAGGTACTTCAACCCTATTGGAGCCCACAAGTCGGGAAGGATAGGAGAGGATCCCCAAGGCATCCCGAACAACCTGATGCCTTATGTTGCACAG GTGGCAGTGGGACGCAGGGAGTTCCTGAGTGTATTTGGGAATGATTACAACACAGCGGACGGGACAG GCATTAGAGATTACATCCATGTGGTGGATCTGGCCAAGGGTCATATTGCAGCGCTGAAGAAGCTCGAGGAGAACTGTGGCTGCAAG ATATACAACCTTGGGACGGGTGTTGGTTACTCTGTCCTGCAGATGGTCAAAGCCATGGAGAAGGCATCAGGAAAGGAG ctCAAGTACAAGATTGTTGCACGCCGGGAAGGGGATGTGGCCTCCTGTTACGCCAACCCTGCCCTTGCAGAGCGGGAGCTGGGCTGGAAAGCTGTTCTTGGTCTAGACAAGATGT GTGAGGACTTGTGGAGGTGGCAGTCACAGAACCCCACCGGCTTCAGCAAGAACTAG